The Lonchura striata isolate bLonStr1 chromosome 12, bLonStr1.mat, whole genome shotgun sequence genome includes a region encoding these proteins:
- the THUMPD3 gene encoding tRNA (guanine(6)-N(2))-methyltransferase THUMP3 isoform X2 produces the protein MAGAEAAGDAGLGSAAAQEGAELAAVIGATVPTGFEQTAAQEVQEKLGSASRISRDRGKIYFEVPARSLPQVHRLRSVDNLFVVVQEFKDYQFKDNKEDALKDLEDLVKKLPWTDPLKVWELNNSLKKKKTKRKKHSLQSPASRGKLSDGGEEGGADQNSTSDQEDCAQNPVSVEPTDGQDTENPQGVTSRNGVEEEEDNEQSDVKAGAQASSESETKAGEGEAKVLRFRVTCNRAGDKHSFTSNEAARDFGGAVQEHFQWKADMTNFDVEVLLNIHNNEVVVGIALTEESLHRRNITHFGPTTLRSTLAYGMLRLCDPQPTDIIVDPMCGTGAIPIEGAAEWPYCYHIAGDNSPQAVKRAANNISSLLRKNESKDSTALGVPLDVIQWDICNLPLRTGSVDIVVTDMPFGKRMGSKKKNWDLYPACLMEMGRICTPGTGRAVLLTQDKKCFAKALSRVGHIWRRAQTVWVNVGGLHAAVYLLRRTWERADETRSFW, from the exons ATGGCGGGAGCGGAGGCGGCCGGCGACGCGGGGCTGGGTTCGGCCGCAGCCCAGGAGGGCGCGGAGCTGGCGGCCGTGATCGGCGCCACCGTGCCCACGGGGTTCGAGCAGACGGCGGCGCAGGAGGTGCAGGAGAAGCTGGGCTCGGCCTCCAGGATCAGCAGGGATCGGGGCAAGATCTACTTCGAGGTCCCGGCCCGGAGCCTGCCTCAG GTCCATCGTCTGAGGTCAGTGGATaatttatttgttgttgttCAGGAATTCAAAGACTATCAATTTAAGGATAATAAG GAAGATGCTCTAAAGGATTTGGAAGATTTGGTTAAAAAGCTGCCCTGGACCGATCCATTGAAAGTTTGGGAGTTGAACAACagcttgaaaaagaaaaagacaaagcgCAAAAAACATAGTCTGCAGAGTCCTGCAAGCAGAGGGAAGCTGAGTGATGGTGGAGAAGAGGGAGGAGCAGACCAAAATAGCACTAGTGACCAGGAGGACTGTGCCCAAAACCCTGTGTCTGTGGAACCCACTGATGGCCAGGATACAGAGAATCCCCAAGGAGTGACATCCAGAAatggggtggaggaggaggaagataaTGAGCAGTCAGATGTGAAAGCTGGAGCGCAGGCAAGTTCTGAGAGTGAGACCAAGGCTGGTGAAGGAGAGGCGAAGGTGCTGAGGTTCCGAGTGACGTGCAACAGAGCAGGAGACAAGCACAGCTTCACGTCCAACGAGGCCGCAAGAGACTTCGGTGGAGCCGTGCAGGAGCACTTCCAGTGGAAAGCTGACATGACTAATTTTGATGTGGAG GTTCTTCTGAATATTCACAACAATGAAGTTGTAGTGGGGATTGCATTAACTGAAGAGAGTCTCCACAGACGGAATATTACACACTTCGGACCCACAACGCTGCGTTCCACTCTGGCTTACGGCATGCTCAG ACTCTGTGATCCCCAGCCCACAGATATCATAGTTGATCCCATGTGTGGTACAGGTGCGATACCAATAGAG GGAGCTGCAGAATGGCCCTACTGCTACCACATCGCAGGGGATAACAGCCCTCAGGCAGTGAAGAGAGCAGCAAACAACATCAGCTCCTTACTGAGGAAAAACGAGAGTAAGGACAG cactgccctgggcgtTCCCTTGGATGTCATCCAGTGGGACATCTGCAACCTGCCTCTGCGGACGGGCTCCGTGGACATCGTGGTGACAGACATGCCCTTCGGCAAGAG GATGGGGTCGAAGAAGAAGAACTGGGATCTCTACCCAGCTTGCCTGATGGAGATGGGCCGGATCTGCAccccagggacaggcagggctgtgctgcttaCCCAGGACAAGAAATGCTTTGCCAAG GCCTTGTCCCGTGTGGGACACATCTGGCGCAGAGCTCAGACCGTGTGGGTGAACGTGGGGGGACTCCACGCTGCAGTGTATCTGCTGAGGCGCACCTGGGAGAGGGCAGACGAGACAAGGTCCTTCTGGTGA
- the THUMPD3 gene encoding tRNA (guanine(6)-N(2))-methyltransferase THUMP3 isoform X1, with the protein MAGAEAAGDAGLGSAAAQEGAELAAVIGATVPTGFEQTAAQEVQEKLGSASRISRDRGKIYFEVPARSLPQVHRLRSVDNLFVVVQEFKDYQFKDNKEDALKDLEDLVKKLPWTDPLKVWELNNSLKKKKTKRKKHSLQSPASRGKLSDGGEEGGADQNSTSDQEDCAQNPVSVEPTDGQDTENPQGVTSRNGVEEEEDNEQSDVKAGAQASSESETKAGEGEAKVLRFRVTCNRAGDKHSFTSNEAARDFGGAVQEHFQWKADMTNFDVEVLLNIHNNEVVVGIALTEESLHRRNITHFGPTTLRSTLAYGMLRLCDPQPTDIIVDPMCGTGAIPIEGAAEWPYCYHIAGDNSPQAVKRAANNISSLLRKNESKDSSTALGVPLDVIQWDICNLPLRTGSVDIVVTDMPFGKRMGSKKKNWDLYPACLMEMGRICTPGTGRAVLLTQDKKCFAKALSRVGHIWRRAQTVWVNVGGLHAAVYLLRRTWERADETRSFW; encoded by the exons ATGGCGGGAGCGGAGGCGGCCGGCGACGCGGGGCTGGGTTCGGCCGCAGCCCAGGAGGGCGCGGAGCTGGCGGCCGTGATCGGCGCCACCGTGCCCACGGGGTTCGAGCAGACGGCGGCGCAGGAGGTGCAGGAGAAGCTGGGCTCGGCCTCCAGGATCAGCAGGGATCGGGGCAAGATCTACTTCGAGGTCCCGGCCCGGAGCCTGCCTCAG GTCCATCGTCTGAGGTCAGTGGATaatttatttgttgttgttCAGGAATTCAAAGACTATCAATTTAAGGATAATAAG GAAGATGCTCTAAAGGATTTGGAAGATTTGGTTAAAAAGCTGCCCTGGACCGATCCATTGAAAGTTTGGGAGTTGAACAACagcttgaaaaagaaaaagacaaagcgCAAAAAACATAGTCTGCAGAGTCCTGCAAGCAGAGGGAAGCTGAGTGATGGTGGAGAAGAGGGAGGAGCAGACCAAAATAGCACTAGTGACCAGGAGGACTGTGCCCAAAACCCTGTGTCTGTGGAACCCACTGATGGCCAGGATACAGAGAATCCCCAAGGAGTGACATCCAGAAatggggtggaggaggaggaagataaTGAGCAGTCAGATGTGAAAGCTGGAGCGCAGGCAAGTTCTGAGAGTGAGACCAAGGCTGGTGAAGGAGAGGCGAAGGTGCTGAGGTTCCGAGTGACGTGCAACAGAGCAGGAGACAAGCACAGCTTCACGTCCAACGAGGCCGCAAGAGACTTCGGTGGAGCCGTGCAGGAGCACTTCCAGTGGAAAGCTGACATGACTAATTTTGATGTGGAG GTTCTTCTGAATATTCACAACAATGAAGTTGTAGTGGGGATTGCATTAACTGAAGAGAGTCTCCACAGACGGAATATTACACACTTCGGACCCACAACGCTGCGTTCCACTCTGGCTTACGGCATGCTCAG ACTCTGTGATCCCCAGCCCACAGATATCATAGTTGATCCCATGTGTGGTACAGGTGCGATACCAATAGAG GGAGCTGCAGAATGGCCCTACTGCTACCACATCGCAGGGGATAACAGCCCTCAGGCAGTGAAGAGAGCAGCAAACAACATCAGCTCCTTACTGAGGAAAAACGAGAGTAAGGACAG cagcactgccctgggcgtTCCCTTGGATGTCATCCAGTGGGACATCTGCAACCTGCCTCTGCGGACGGGCTCCGTGGACATCGTGGTGACAGACATGCCCTTCGGCAAGAG GATGGGGTCGAAGAAGAAGAACTGGGATCTCTACCCAGCTTGCCTGATGGAGATGGGCCGGATCTGCAccccagggacaggcagggctgtgctgcttaCCCAGGACAAGAAATGCTTTGCCAAG GCCTTGTCCCGTGTGGGACACATCTGGCGCAGAGCTCAGACCGTGTGGGTGAACGTGGGGGGACTCCACGCTGCAGTGTATCTGCTGAGGCGCACCTGGGAGAGGGCAGACGAGACAAGGTCCTTCTGGTGA